The Rhodopirellula islandica genome includes a region encoding these proteins:
- a CDS encoding type II toxin-antitoxin system HicA family toxin — translation MKRRDLIRHLNDSGCVLVREGGNHSWWCNPATGARSAVPRHREVSDHLARKICRDLGIPEP, via the coding sequence GTGAAACGCCGTGACCTCATTCGACATTTGAACGACAGCGGCTGCGTTTTAGTGCGTGAGGGCGGCAACCATTCTTGGTGGTGCAATCCCGCTACTGGTGCACGGTCAGCGGTGCCGCGTCATCGCGAGGTTTCTGATCACTTGGCACGTAAAATCTGCCGTGATCTTGGGATCCCAGAACCGTAG
- a CDS encoding polysaccharide pyruvyl transferase family protein, with protein MTHLKFGKRSSALDRRAFLSGTAKLGMAAGTLGLNSSLLPSLASADDGKPPKRVLLRSSWQTVNIGDIAHTPGVLSILREHLPDVEVTLWPSNVDNGVEELLRKEFPKLKIAKPRSEALKQAFRECDFLLHGSGASIVAERDLIRWREETGKPYGIYGITFPMKKSSATRARNEDAMARSVEVLSHARFVFFRDSKSLALAKSLGASSPVMEFGPDGAFACDLRDEPAADRFLEENQLKPQGFLCCIPRLRYTPYWTIKSHVKFDPVKHARNEAMKEHDHAELREAIVQVVRETDRKVLVCPEDRTQMAVGKEMLIDRLPQDVLSRVVWRPNYWLTGEAVSVYMKSAGLFGNEMHSPIMCIGHGIPAIVCRFEEQTSKGYMWEDIGLGDWLFDLDSETDRNRIVPAVLQLANDLDAAKAKAEEARRFVENRQRETMAVLQQELASIS; from the coding sequence ATGACTCATTTAAAATTTGGAAAACGATCTTCCGCCCTCGATCGACGAGCTTTCCTGAGCGGCACTGCCAAGCTAGGGATGGCCGCGGGAACACTGGGATTGAACAGTTCGCTGTTGCCATCGTTGGCCTCCGCCGACGATGGCAAGCCGCCGAAACGAGTCTTGCTGCGATCCTCCTGGCAAACCGTCAACATCGGCGACATCGCTCACACGCCAGGCGTGCTGAGCATCCTTCGCGAGCACCTGCCCGACGTGGAGGTCACGCTTTGGCCGTCCAATGTTGACAACGGCGTGGAGGAATTGCTGCGAAAGGAATTTCCCAAACTGAAGATTGCCAAGCCGCGATCCGAAGCATTGAAGCAAGCCTTCCGCGAATGCGATTTCCTACTGCACGGATCAGGAGCATCCATCGTCGCCGAACGTGACTTGATCCGATGGCGAGAGGAAACGGGAAAGCCGTACGGCATCTACGGGATCACTTTCCCAATGAAGAAATCCTCCGCGACCAGGGCTCGCAACGAGGACGCGATGGCTCGTTCGGTCGAAGTATTGAGTCATGCCCGGTTTGTGTTCTTCCGCGATAGCAAATCGCTCGCTCTCGCGAAGAGTCTCGGTGCCTCGTCGCCGGTGATGGAATTCGGTCCCGACGGAGCCTTCGCCTGCGACTTGCGAGATGAGCCTGCCGCCGATCGTTTTTTGGAAGAGAACCAGTTGAAACCGCAGGGATTTCTATGCTGCATCCCGCGACTGCGCTACACGCCGTACTGGACGATCAAATCCCACGTCAAATTTGATCCCGTCAAGCACGCTCGCAACGAAGCGATGAAGGAGCACGACCATGCGGAGCTTCGCGAAGCGATCGTGCAAGTCGTTCGCGAAACCGATCGCAAGGTCTTGGTGTGCCCGGAAGACCGAACGCAGATGGCGGTGGGCAAGGAGATGCTGATCGATCGATTGCCACAGGACGTGCTGTCGCGAGTCGTTTGGCGTCCGAACTATTGGCTGACGGGGGAAGCGGTCAGCGTTTACATGAAGAGCGCCGGGTTGTTCGGCAATGAAATGCATTCGCCGATCATGTGCATCGGTCACGGCATCCCCGCGATCGTTTGTCGGTTCGAGGAACAAACCAGCAAAGGCTATATGTGGGAGGACATTGGTTTGGGAGACTGGTTGTTCGATCTGGATTCGGAAACGGATCGCAACCGCATCGTGCCGGCGGTTTTGCAGCTGGCAAATGACTTGGACGCGGCCAAAGCCAAGGCGGAGGAGGCACGCCGATTCGTCGAAAACCGCCAACGAGAAACGATGGCGGTACTGCAACAGGAACTCGCCAGCATCTCCTGA
- a CDS encoding type II toxin-antitoxin system HicB family antitoxin, with the protein MLTPNYNAVIRQDGEWWIGWIEEVPGVNSQGATRDELIDNLREALSEAIEMNREDARKAAGAAYEEVAIQP; encoded by the coding sequence ATGCTTACCCCCAATTATAACGCTGTAATCCGCCAAGACGGCGAATGGTGGATCGGGTGGATCGAGGAGGTGCCCGGCGTCAATTCGCAGGGTGCGACCCGTGACGAACTGATCGACAACCTGCGCGAGGCCCTTTCAGAGGCCATCGAAATGAACCGCGAGGATGCCCGTAAGGCTGCTGGCGCAGCATACGAAGAGGTGGCAATTCAACCGTGA
- a CDS encoding PSD1 and planctomycete cytochrome C domain-containing protein: MLARVAMKPFVIPLLVTSLSVLSTFESQGQETAGISPEQLEFFENRIRPVLVRECYECHSAESGKTRGGLRLDTRDGLMLGGESGPSVVPGHPEDSPFWDAVTYNGWEMPPRGRLPDDVLADFKRWIEMGLRDPRVRESITVESKVDLESGREHWAFQKPREQELPEVQHTQWPKSDVDVHVLAKLEGKGLQPALDADAATLLRRLSFDLTGLPPTPDEVQSFLRATARDRDAAIESKVDELLDSPRFGERWGRHWMDVARYAESCGNSTNNTYPHAWRYRDYVIDSFNADTPYDRFIAEQVAGDLLPVKTDEQWQRNLIATGFLAIGTKNLVERNPRQVQADIVDEQIDTVTKAFLGLTVACARCHDHKLDPIPTTDYYAMAGIFQSTDTYYGTAEGITNRNASDLLQLPIADDVAAGRVYSTDEIEDLNERMRDLRSQMAEAVRDRENPSQQQTVIRLRAQVALIQGVLSEIDDDGTPRTLAMGVQESDSCQDAAVLVRGEVETPAQRVPRGFVQVLPHSADFSIPADSSGRIELVQWMTSTENPLTARVMVNRIWLHLFGEGLVSTPNNWGMTGQAPSHPELLDHLAIEFARDWSVKSMIRTLVLSRTYQMSSRMNETNYEVDPDNRLLWRASPRQLDAESMRDAVLAIGGGLNLERPVGSPIARYGNNRIGRTLDASLLDGLNDRRSVYLPIVRDAVPRSLALFDFADPSLSNAKRDVSNVPTQALYLMNDEFVLQNAEGLGRRLLKEHKNVRDSVSAAFLATYGRPATDSEIRSCVNFFQEFMGPARSKSNRFVQTQQLAMTAFCQALIASAEFRCLN; this comes from the coding sequence ATGCTTGCACGTGTCGCTATGAAACCATTCGTCATTCCTCTGTTGGTCACTTCGCTGAGCGTGCTGAGCACGTTTGAGTCGCAGGGTCAAGAGACTGCGGGAATCTCTCCGGAACAACTTGAGTTCTTTGAGAACCGAATTCGCCCGGTGCTGGTCCGCGAATGTTACGAGTGTCACTCGGCCGAGTCCGGCAAGACACGAGGTGGACTGAGACTGGACACCCGTGACGGGTTGATGCTCGGCGGTGAGTCGGGTCCTTCGGTCGTTCCTGGGCACCCGGAAGACAGCCCCTTTTGGGACGCGGTCACGTACAACGGTTGGGAGATGCCACCACGAGGACGGTTGCCCGACGATGTGCTGGCGGATTTCAAACGTTGGATCGAAATGGGTCTGCGCGACCCTCGCGTTCGCGAATCGATCACGGTGGAAAGCAAGGTTGACTTGGAATCCGGACGGGAACACTGGGCATTTCAAAAGCCTCGTGAGCAAGAATTGCCCGAGGTTCAGCACACCCAATGGCCCAAGTCGGACGTGGACGTGCATGTGCTGGCAAAATTAGAAGGCAAGGGTTTGCAACCGGCGCTCGATGCCGACGCGGCAACCCTGTTGCGTCGCCTCTCGTTTGACTTGACCGGGTTGCCCCCCACTCCCGACGAAGTCCAATCCTTCCTCCGTGCAACAGCCAGGGATCGCGACGCGGCAATCGAATCCAAAGTCGACGAACTGCTCGACAGCCCCCGGTTTGGCGAACGCTGGGGTCGTCACTGGATGGACGTCGCTCGCTACGCGGAATCGTGTGGCAACAGCACCAACAACACGTATCCTCATGCGTGGCGCTATCGCGATTATGTGATCGATTCTTTCAACGCAGACACTCCCTACGATCGCTTCATCGCGGAACAGGTCGCCGGTGATTTGTTGCCCGTCAAAACAGATGAACAGTGGCAACGCAACTTGATCGCGACCGGTTTCTTGGCGATCGGAACGAAGAACCTCGTTGAACGCAATCCACGGCAAGTCCAAGCCGACATCGTTGACGAGCAAATTGACACCGTCACCAAAGCCTTCTTGGGTTTGACGGTCGCCTGCGCCCGTTGTCACGATCACAAATTGGATCCGATCCCAACGACGGACTATTACGCGATGGCGGGGATTTTCCAGAGCACCGACACGTACTATGGAACGGCCGAGGGGATCACGAACCGCAACGCATCAGATCTGTTGCAACTGCCGATCGCGGATGACGTGGCTGCCGGCCGAGTGTATTCAACCGACGAGATCGAAGATCTGAACGAACGGATGCGGGACCTTCGTTCCCAAATGGCCGAAGCGGTTCGCGATCGGGAAAATCCATCGCAGCAGCAAACCGTGATTCGGCTGCGGGCTCAAGTCGCGTTGATCCAGGGAGTTTTGTCAGAGATTGATGATGACGGAACGCCGCGAACGTTGGCGATGGGAGTGCAAGAATCCGATTCATGCCAAGACGCCGCCGTCCTGGTTCGTGGCGAGGTAGAAACCCCGGCGCAACGTGTGCCACGCGGGTTTGTCCAAGTCCTACCGCACAGTGCAGACTTCTCGATCCCGGCCGATTCCAGTGGGCGAATCGAATTGGTTCAGTGGATGACGTCGACCGAGAATCCGTTGACCGCACGTGTGATGGTCAATCGCATCTGGTTGCACCTGTTCGGCGAAGGTCTCGTCTCAACACCCAACAACTGGGGAATGACCGGGCAAGCCCCTTCCCATCCCGAGTTGCTCGATCACTTGGCCATCGAGTTTGCCAGGGACTGGTCCGTGAAGTCCATGATCCGCACCCTCGTTCTATCGCGAACCTATCAGATGAGTTCACGAATGAACGAGACCAACTACGAGGTCGATCCAGACAACCGATTGCTTTGGCGTGCCAGTCCGCGTCAGTTGGATGCGGAGTCCATGCGGGACGCGGTCCTCGCCATCGGCGGCGGGTTGAACCTGGAACGTCCGGTTGGATCGCCGATCGCTCGCTATGGCAACAACCGAATTGGGCGAACTCTTGACGCGTCGCTCTTGGACGGCCTGAACGATCGCCGGTCGGTGTACTTGCCCATCGTTCGTGACGCCGTGCCGCGTTCACTCGCATTGTTTGACTTCGCCGATCCGAGTCTTAGCAACGCGAAACGCGACGTGTCGAATGTTCCCACTCAAGCGTTGTACTTGATGAACGATGAATTCGTTTTGCAAAACGCGGAAGGACTCGGCCGACGCCTTTTGAAAGAACACAAGAACGTTCGTGACAGTGTCTCGGCAGCGTTTTTGGCGACGTACGGACGGCCTGCCACCGACTCAGAAATTCGAAGTTGCGTGAACTTCTTTCAAGAGTTCATGGGACCGGCTCGCAGCAAGTCGAATCGTTTTGTGCAAACGCAGCAACTCGCGATGACAGCATTCTGCCAAGCGTTGATCGCCTCGGCCGAATTCCGATGTCTGAACTGA
- a CDS encoding FecR domain-containing protein, producing MNNRHPTLIDGYLDETLTPDQLSELESWINANPDHAKQFADAVHFDERMTAELSWQQFTQSGPDESNPAEPTSRPVALATHRRSQRLTWGVAAIAATVLLVTGLVIRTKVDPSKSGRPTTPSVAQNPSSPASPDNEIDTTFATLVQSIDATWESDHASQSGDRLNARTIRLRSGIVQVQFDSGVEVTLEGPASYELQSMDRTKLAYGLLSATVPPGAEGFRVDTPSAQVIDLGTAFGIELERDGLSKVSVFDGEVEVVTDKDHHKRLLTEGQSVELSSDGSMSDIAFDTGRFEKLWPFGSGIVKSTGAFRFAPPWPRLVNRIQSDRRIFVLPEGYATRLQSPCSVDLTVPGRYTKAALLLPAEVSTGHRVRSFLLMFNPKIPIDTENNRQRPTIRDLELVEGSITFQQPILGVIVEDKTLFATDGRFSLRSAASLPFGRGLELDASRIGDVITLSEDRQTIDLSLMSFGRRGDHVRVIVDASIHSRFSRRPSSSKSLPQFSSRSQP from the coding sequence ATGAACAACCGCCACCCAACCTTGATCGACGGCTACCTGGATGAAACTCTGACGCCGGATCAACTGTCTGAACTGGAAAGCTGGATCAATGCGAATCCGGATCACGCCAAGCAGTTCGCTGACGCGGTTCACTTTGACGAGCGAATGACGGCCGAATTGAGCTGGCAACAGTTCACCCAATCGGGACCTGATGAATCCAATCCCGCGGAGCCCACGTCCAGACCAGTCGCTCTCGCCACACATCGACGAAGTCAGCGACTCACGTGGGGCGTTGCCGCCATCGCGGCGACCGTGTTGCTGGTCACTGGATTGGTGATTCGGACCAAGGTCGATCCTTCGAAGTCTGGCCGACCAACCACCCCGTCCGTCGCACAGAATCCCTCTTCGCCGGCATCCCCCGACAACGAAATCGACACAACGTTCGCGACTCTGGTTCAGTCCATCGATGCCACCTGGGAAAGCGATCACGCGTCCCAATCCGGCGACCGGTTGAACGCTCGAACCATTCGTCTGCGATCCGGCATCGTTCAAGTTCAATTCGACAGCGGCGTCGAAGTCACGCTGGAGGGCCCGGCATCCTACGAACTGCAATCGATGGATCGGACCAAGTTGGCCTACGGCCTTCTGTCCGCCACCGTGCCGCCGGGCGCAGAAGGTTTTCGAGTCGACACACCCTCGGCACAGGTCATCGACTTGGGAACCGCGTTTGGGATTGAACTGGAACGCGATGGACTGTCAAAGGTCTCCGTCTTTGACGGCGAAGTCGAGGTGGTCACGGACAAGGATCATCACAAGCGTTTGCTGACCGAGGGGCAGAGCGTCGAATTGTCTTCGGATGGCAGCATGAGCGACATCGCGTTCGACACCGGGCGTTTTGAAAAGTTGTGGCCGTTTGGGTCGGGAATCGTCAAGTCAACCGGTGCCTTCCGTTTTGCTCCTCCTTGGCCCCGATTGGTCAACCGGATCCAAAGCGACCGTCGGATCTTTGTGTTGCCCGAGGGCTATGCGACTCGACTGCAGTCACCATGCTCCGTCGATCTCACGGTCCCCGGACGGTACACAAAAGCGGCGTTATTGTTGCCCGCAGAGGTTTCAACGGGTCACCGCGTTCGCTCGTTTTTATTGATGTTCAATCCGAAGATTCCGATCGACACCGAGAACAATCGCCAGCGTCCCACGATTCGCGACTTGGAATTGGTCGAAGGCAGCATCACGTTTCAACAGCCGATTCTCGGTGTGATTGTTGAAGACAAAACGCTGTTCGCAACGGATGGCCGATTCTCACTGCGGAGTGCAGCCAGCCTGCCGTTCGGACGAGGCCTGGAACTGGATGCGTCACGCATCGGCGATGTCATCACGCTCAGTGAAGACCGCCAAACAATCGATCTCAGTTTGATGTCATTTGGTCGACGAGGCGATCACGTCCGTGTGATTGTCGACGCGTCCATCCACTCGCGTTTTTCACGACGACCTTCGTCGTCAAAATCCTTGCCTCAGTTCTCATCGAGGAGTCAACCATGA
- a CDS encoding type II toxin-antitoxin system RelE/ParE family toxin, translating into MAKLFISPTTKQDLSDIFDFIARDKPSAAANWIEKIEEKCRLISTVPDFGELRNEYGADIRSSVVGRYVIFYRLIQDGIEVARVIPGDRDIRSL; encoded by the coding sequence ATGGCAAAGCTATTCATTTCGCCGACAACGAAACAGGACTTGTCCGATATCTTTGATTTCATCGCGAGGGACAAGCCGAGCGCGGCAGCGAATTGGATCGAGAAGATCGAAGAGAAGTGCAGGCTCATTTCGACGGTTCCAGATTTCGGTGAATTGCGGAACGAGTACGGTGCCGACATTCGCAGTAGCGTTGTTGGGCGTTATGTCATCTTTTACCGATTAATTCAGGACGGAATCGAAGTCGCGCGGGTCATTCCCGGTGATCGTGACATCAGATCGCTCTAG
- a CDS encoding ribbon-helix-helix domain-containing protein, with translation MNIQLPDDAMQFVEGLVTSGEFESTSEAITEGVRLLMSRQRLRADIQKGINELDAGLGIDGDEVFSELRARAKAAVEDAS, from the coding sequence ATGAATATACAACTACCAGACGATGCGATGCAGTTTGTTGAGGGTCTCGTCACGTCCGGCGAATTTGAGTCGACAAGCGAGGCGATCACCGAAGGGGTTCGGCTATTGATGAGCCGACAACGATTGCGAGCCGATATCCAGAAGGGCATCAACGAACTCGATGCGGGACTGGGAATTGACGGCGACGAAGTGTTTTCAGAACTGCGAGCACGCGCCAAAGCGGCAGTTGAAGACGCCAGCTAG
- a CDS encoding EF-hand domain-containing protein: MKTETESLVQSAEEHPQRRRFLLKLLAGSTALPLISSVAFAQKPNRLDKDGERDPQARRRAGAGLQLNPTKIAAKLIKDHDKDGDGALNEKELAAALTAFREGRTQGMRGRQGEGRERMRPGADGQRAMRNQDKGVQPKRPGE; encoded by the coding sequence ATGAAGACCGAAACCGAAAGCTTGGTTCAATCGGCAGAAGAACATCCCCAGCGACGTCGTTTCTTGTTGAAACTGCTCGCCGGCAGCACGGCGTTGCCGCTGATTTCGTCGGTCGCGTTCGCTCAAAAGCCAAATCGTTTGGACAAAGATGGCGAGCGTGACCCACAAGCCCGGCGTCGCGCGGGGGCAGGGTTGCAATTGAATCCGACCAAGATCGCAGCGAAGCTGATCAAGGACCACGACAAGGATGGTGACGGCGCACTCAATGAAAAAGAACTCGCGGCAGCTCTGACGGCTTTTCGCGAGGGTCGAACGCAAGGCATGCGTGGCCGCCAAGGCGAAGGGCGTGAACGCATGCGACCGGGTGCCGACGGCCAGCGAGCGATGCGAAATCAGGACAAGGGGGTTCAGCCCAAACGTCCCGGTGAATGA
- a CDS encoding BNR-4 repeat-containing protein — MKTQLGLPTLLIAMASLFFADDARADDPVTLNQKADGYRGIWYMNQPSGDEYVYKYSGGLGTYCAKHKPFAIHCEQVNKTFFCFGGATADDSRKLLHMVSYYDHETNTVPRPTILLDKQTDDAHDNPVISVDDKGHIWIFSTSHGQSRPSYIHRSKRPYDIAEFELVEATRAEEDGRTPINNFSYMQMWHSDNGFQGFFTRYNYPAARTICFMSSPDGRQWSSWQRLAAIGQGHYQVSGVGAAKAGSTFNYHPQGKGLNWRTNLYYLETADNGDTWRTAGGDELTLPLKEVHNQALIHDYEAEGLNVYLKDLRYDTNDHPVLLYITSKGYESGPKNDPRTWMLARWTGSEWKRSPITTSDNNYDAGELWLLAKDDWRVVGPTEPGPQPYNPGGEVAMWKSVDQGATWTKRRQMTQGSEMNHTYVRRALNAHPDFFAIWADGHGRKPSHSHLYFSNAAGDVFQLPRIMTSETARPTRVELK, encoded by the coding sequence ATGAAGACACAACTCGGATTGCCCACCTTGCTGATCGCAATGGCTTCGCTCTTTTTCGCTGACGATGCCCGTGCCGATGATCCGGTGACGCTGAACCAAAAGGCCGATGGCTACCGAGGCATTTGGTACATGAACCAGCCCTCGGGCGATGAATACGTCTACAAGTACAGCGGTGGCCTGGGAACTTACTGTGCCAAGCACAAACCGTTTGCGATCCACTGCGAACAAGTCAACAAAACGTTCTTCTGCTTCGGAGGCGCGACGGCAGACGACAGCCGCAAGTTGCTGCACATGGTTTCTTACTACGATCACGAAACCAACACCGTTCCCCGCCCCACGATCCTGCTGGACAAGCAGACCGACGACGCGCATGACAACCCCGTGATTTCCGTCGACGACAAAGGACACATTTGGATCTTCTCGACCTCCCACGGTCAGTCACGCCCGTCCTACATTCACCGCAGCAAACGTCCCTACGACATCGCCGAGTTTGAACTGGTGGAGGCAACTCGCGCCGAGGAAGACGGTCGCACGCCGATCAACAACTTTTCCTACATGCAGATGTGGCACTCGGACAACGGCTTCCAAGGTTTTTTCACCCGCTACAACTACCCCGCTGCCCGAACCATTTGTTTCATGAGCAGTCCTGACGGTCGCCAGTGGAGTTCGTGGCAACGCCTGGCCGCGATCGGGCAAGGCCATTACCAAGTCAGTGGCGTCGGCGCGGCCAAAGCAGGGTCGACGTTCAACTATCACCCGCAAGGCAAAGGACTGAACTGGCGCACCAATCTGTACTACCTCGAAACAGCTGACAACGGAGACACCTGGCGAACGGCCGGCGGCGACGAACTGACGCTGCCGCTCAAGGAAGTCCACAACCAAGCACTGATCCACGATTACGAAGCGGAAGGTCTGAACGTGTACCTGAAAGACCTTCGCTATGACACCAACGACCATCCCGTGCTGCTGTACATCACCAGCAAGGGATACGAATCCGGCCCCAAGAACGATCCTCGCACCTGGATGCTGGCACGCTGGACAGGTAGCGAATGGAAACGCTCGCCCATCACCACATCGGACAACAACTACGACGCCGGCGAACTCTGGTTGCTGGCCAAAGACGACTGGCGAGTCGTCGGCCCAACCGAACCCGGACCGCAGCCCTACAACCCGGGCGGCGAAGTCGCGATGTGGAAGAGCGTCGACCAAGGCGCGACCTGGACCAAGAGGCGGCAAATGACCCAAGGCAGCGAGATGAACCACACCTACGTTCGCCGAGCCCTCAACGCGCACCCGGACTTCTTTGCCATCTGGGCGGATGGACACGGACGAAAACCGTCGCACTCCCACCTGTACTTTTCCAACGCAGCGGGCGACGTGTTCCAACTCCCACGGATCATGACGTCCGAGACAGCTCGACCAACACGTGTTGAGCTGAAGTAA
- a CDS encoding DUF2947 family protein has protein sequence MIPGCFHNDPPIADADQRAINVLDESDASTRWKHLVSASNRHFKLLDQTEWPAQLVRDASFFFTWMNHWNNAAADAFCDALRTLNISPTETVTIFWMREHAVESS, from the coding sequence GTGATTCCCGGCTGCTTCCACAACGATCCACCGATCGCTGATGCAGACCAGCGCGCAATCAACGTCCTTGACGAATCTGACGCATCGACTCGCTGGAAACACCTCGTCAGCGCGAGCAATCGCCACTTCAAGCTCCTCGATCAAACCGAATGGCCCGCCCAGCTCGTGCGAGACGCATCCTTCTTCTTCACTTGGATGAATCACTGGAACAACGCCGCCGCCGATGCTTTCTGCGATGCTCTCAGAACGCTAAATATTAGCCCCACCGAAACGGTCACGATATTTTGGATGCGCGAACATGCGGTCGAATCCAGTTAA
- a CDS encoding sigma-70 family RNA polymerase sigma factor yields the protein MDDSTRHATRLWTSAQPVVAAFVASVVRDRRDREDVLQETALAVLNSFESYDSSQAFQGWAIGVARNQISLYLRRRRRDRLVFSEETIANLQSTFEQSSPPEELDHLPTCLDQLPGRARKICELRYQKGLKPIAISEQIGMTANSVSKALQRIREQLRECIEDKFVSEGANG from the coding sequence GTGGACGATTCAACACGCCATGCGACCCGATTGTGGACCTCGGCTCAGCCGGTGGTGGCTGCTTTCGTTGCGTCGGTGGTTCGAGATCGGCGTGACCGTGAAGACGTGCTGCAAGAGACAGCACTCGCGGTTTTGAACTCATTTGAATCCTACGATTCCTCGCAAGCGTTTCAGGGCTGGGCGATCGGCGTCGCTCGCAACCAAATCAGTTTGTACCTGCGCCGCCGACGACGGGACCGCCTGGTCTTCAGCGAGGAAACGATCGCGAATTTGCAGTCCACGTTTGAGCAGTCCTCTCCCCCCGAAGAACTCGATCACCTGCCCACATGCCTCGATCAACTGCCTGGCCGTGCTCGAAAGATCTGCGAATTGCGATATCAAAAAGGACTCAAACCGATTGCGATCAGCGAACAAATCGGCATGACAGCGAACTCGGTCTCCAAAGCCTTGCAGCGGATTCGAGAGCAACTGCGTGAATGCATCGAAGACAAGTTCGTCTCCGAAGGAGCGAACGGATGA
- a CDS encoding addiction module protein, giving the protein MKRCREELPLGDLAKSEYQDILANATQLPIDDRLRLIDDLASSVPDDHPPRLSPEWLAEIDRRSNEIDTGTVETESWSTIRARLFEQNAVRDAG; this is encoded by the coding sequence GTGAAGCGGTGTCGTGAAGAACTTCCGTTAGGCGACCTAGCCAAGTCTGAATATCAAGACATTCTTGCAAACGCTACGCAACTGCCGATCGACGACCGTCTTCGACTGATCGACGACTTGGCCTCGTCGGTTCCCGACGACCATCCACCACGTCTTTCACCTGAGTGGCTTGCTGAGATCGACCGCCGCAGCAATGAGATTGACACTGGAACTGTCGAAACTGAAAGCTGGTCAACGATTCGCGCCCGGTTGTTTGAACAAAACGCTGTCCGCGATGCAGGTTGA
- a CDS encoding type II toxin-antitoxin system RelE/ParE family toxin translates to MTLELSKLKAGQRFAPGCLNKTLSAMQVDFHPDATIELSDSAEWYAERSSRAARNFLVAVDVAVAPIMDDPKRFLSIDDRHQSCSVIKFPFQIVFRVNDDRIVVIAVAHAKRRPGYCCGR, encoded by the coding sequence TTGACACTGGAACTGTCGAAACTGAAAGCTGGTCAACGATTCGCGCCCGGTTGTTTGAACAAAACGCTGTCCGCGATGCAGGTTGATTTTCACCCTGATGCGACAATTGAACTTTCCGATTCCGCCGAATGGTACGCCGAACGAAGTTCGAGAGCTGCTCGCAACTTTTTGGTGGCAGTTGATGTAGCGGTTGCGCCAATCATGGACGATCCCAAACGGTTCCTCAGCATTGACGATCGGCACCAATCCTGTAGTGTCATCAAGTTTCCGTTTCAAATAGTTTTTCGCGTTAACGATGATCGTATCGTTGTCATTGCAGTTGCCCATGCAAAACGCCGTCCTGGATATTGTTGCGGCCGGTAG